One genomic segment of Capricornis sumatraensis isolate serow.1 chromosome X, serow.2, whole genome shotgun sequence includes these proteins:
- the LOC138071896 gene encoding melanoma-associated antigen B5-like encodes MPQGQSHILCIHEKRHQARYEPQSHKGVQPTAVMEELPSTSSLLEDKSQSSSAAGSDSTSQGSLEAPSTTSTFSTTADPTSDEEDTSQDEEDSRSSSSTENTYGDTLNSMTSLLEQFLLCKYKMKQPVMKEDMLKIIHPRYHHRFAEILKRASEHVEAVVAVDLKEVDSTIHSYDLVSKLNLPNNGRVWDGRGLPKTGLLMTVLGVIFVKGGCATEEDIWKFLNMMRVYAGRKHFIYGEPRKLITRDLVTMKYLEYPHVAHSDPPRYEFLWGPRAHAETSKMKVLEFLAKVNDTVPSAFSSQYEEAL; translated from the coding sequence ATGCCTCAGGGTCAGTCTCATATACTCTGCATCCATGAGAAACGCCACCAGGCCCGATATGAGCCCCAGAGTCACAAGGGAGTTCAGCCCACTGCAGTAATGGAAGAGCTTCCCTCTACCTCTTCTCTTTTAGAAGATAAATCACAGAGCTCATCAGCTGCTGGGTCAGATAGCACTTCCCAGGGGTCTTTGGAAGCCCCATCTACTACCAGCACTTTTTCAACTACTGCTGACCCAACATCTGATGAAGAAGATACCAGTCAAGATGAGGAAGATTCACGTTCCTCATCTTCTACCGAAAACACCTACGGTGATACTCTGAACAGCATGACAAGTTTGTTGGAGCAGTTCCTTCTGTgtaagtataaaatgaagcagcccGTCATGAAGGAAGACATGCTGAAGATTATCCACCCAAGATACCATCACCGATTTGCCGAGATTCTCAAGAGAGCCTCTGAACACGTCGAGGCTGTCGTTGCAGTTGACTTGAAGGAAGTTGACTCAACCATCCACTCCTATGACCTCGTCAGCAAACTGAACCTGCCCAACAATGGGAGGGTGTGGGATGGTAGGGGCTTACCTAAGACTGGTCTCTTGATGACAGTTCTGGGTGTGATCTTCGTGAAGGGCGGCTGTGCCACTGAGGaagacatctggaaattcttgaatATGATGCGAGTATATGCTGGGAGAAAACACTTCATCTACGGAGAGCCCAGGAAGCTCATCACCAGAGACTTAGTGACGATGAAGTACCTGGAGTACCCTCATGTTGCCCACAGCGATCCTCCACGTTACGAGTTCCTGTGGGGCCCACGAGCCCATGCTGAAACCAGCAAAATGAAAGTCCTGGAATTTTTGGCAAAAGTCAATGATACGGTCCCAAGTGCCTTCTCATCACAATATGAAGAGGCTTTGTGA
- the LOC138071897 gene encoding melanoma-associated antigen B17-like has translation MPRKHKKKHHAHGKRHQVQGDTQEAQASAAAAPGKECPSSPSSVPQGSPPSSPAAGDHQELQGAMAPSSPDAEASCAGADQGAQGPEEERADAARAALLARSIRKDPLMRKASLVMDFLLERYTKKEPITKNAMLNVIGRKYKQHFPEILSRASEHVELVFGLELKEVDCSRNIYALVNKFTLGVEEGSSDEEELPKSGLLMALLGIIFMKGDRATEEEIWDFLNVLGIYAGRKHSIFGEPRKLITKDLVQKGYLNYRQVPNSDPPLYEFLWGPRSYAETSKMKVLEVLAKIQDRVPSSFPDLYDEALRDQVVRAGLRGISISPAMAEASDPSRAKSYSSSHI, from the coding sequence ATGCCTCGGAAGCACAAAAAGAAGCATCATGCCCACGGGAAACGTCACCAGGTCCAGGGGGACACTCAGGAGGCCCAGGCCAGTGCTGCTGCAGCCCCAGGAAAGGagtgcccctcctccccctcttctGTCCCTCAGGGTTCTCCCCCGAGCTCCCCTGCTGCTGGCGATCACCAGGAGCTTCAGGGAGCCATGGCCCCTAGCTCTCCTGATGCAGAGGCTTCCTGTGCAGGAGCTGATCAAGGTGCCCAGGGCCCCGAGGAGGAAAGAGCAGATGCCGCCCGAGCAGCCCTGCTTGCTCGGAGCATTCGCAAAGATCCTCTCATGAGGAAGGCCAGCCTGGTGATGGATTTCCTGCTGGAGAGGTACACCAAGAAGGAGCCCATCACAAAGAATGCCATGCTGAATGTCATCGGCAGGAAGTACAAGCAGCACTTCCCGGAGATCCTGAGCAGAGCCTCTGAGCATGTGGAGCTGGTGTTTGGCCTGGAGCTGAAGGAAGTCGACTGCAGCAGGAACATCTACGCCCTCGTCAACAAGTTCACTCTCGGGGTTGAGGAAGGTTCAAGTGATGAGGAGGAGCTGCCCAAGTCTGGTCTCCTCATGGCGCTCCTGGGCATCATCTTTATGAAGGGTGACCGCGCCACCGAGGAGGAGATCTGGGATTTCCTCAATGTGTTGGGGATCTATGCTGGGAGGAAGCACtccatctttggggagcccagaaaGCTCATCACCAAAGATCTGGTGCAGAAGGGGTACCTCAACTACCGCCAGGTGCCCAATAGCGATCCTCCGCTCTACGAGTTCCTGTGGGGCCCGAGATCTTATGCCGAGACCAGTAAGATGAAGGTGTTGGAAGTTCTGGCCAAGATCCAGGATAGGGTCCCGAGTTCCTTCCCAGACCTCTATGACGAGGCTCTGAGAGATCAGGTGGTtagagcagggctgagaggcaTTTCCATTTCTCCAGCCATGGCTGAGGCCAGTGACCCTTCCAGGGCCAAGTCCTACAGCTCCTCCCACATCTAG